One Clostridium estertheticum DNA segment encodes these proteins:
- a CDS encoding DUF5658 family protein, which yields MSFIICVLKTRDLDSIRKKLITLYILNLTDIIFTLFLVNTGMFLEANAIMAPVVNDMQVLSLIIKIAVPLALLLWVYQRMKKATQKQLHQSNIIIVAWLILYGLINLSHIVCSILYIVMSMTLLVR from the coding sequence ATGTCTTTTATTATTTGTGTATTAAAAACACGAGATTTGGATTCAATAAGGAAAAAATTAATTACACTCTACATACTGAATTTAACTGATATAATATTTACACTTTTCTTAGTCAATACAGGTATGTTCCTAGAAGCAAATGCTATTATGGCACCAGTGGTAAATGATATGCAAGTATTAAGTCTAATTATTAAGATAGCGGTCCCTTTGGCCTTGCTGCTTTGGGTATACCAAAGGATGAAAAAAGCCACCCAAAAGCAGTTACATCAGTCCAACATAATAATTGTTGCATGGCTAATATTATATGGATTAATAAATCTATCTCATATAGTATGTAGTATCCTATACATTGTGATGAGCATGACTCTACTAGTAAGATAG